The following DNA comes from Solanum stenotomum isolate F172 chromosome 11, ASM1918654v1, whole genome shotgun sequence.
AAACTCTAATAAGAAACTTAAAATTGTATCGTTGTATGTGAATCCAAATTTACAATGGTTTTAAGTTTAGTTGACATGGGTTCaccttatatatatttaaacttAGAATTGTAACATTATACCATGTATGTGAATCCGAACTTACAATTGTTTTATGTTTAGTTGACATCGGTTTCaccttatatatatttaaaattagaatTGTATCGTTGTATCATGTATGTGAATCCGAACTTACAATGGTTTTAAGTTTAGTTGACATCGGTTTCACCTGATATATATTTAAACTTAGAATTGTATCGTTGTATCATGTATGTGAATCCGAAATTACAATGGTTTAAGTTAAGTTGACATCGGTTTCAccttatatatatgtaacttAATTGTAGTTTTTCAATCCACTGAATGTTGTTTGTTTTACAGTTACATTTTGTAAATTCTTCCAAATCCATTGTTCTTCAGTAAAGCTGACAAACTATCAAGAAGTACCCTCCTAAACATTCTTTATGGGAGGGCTAAGAACAATGAATGTGGATACGACTAGCCTTTTTAAATTTACGAGTTGAACATCAATGAAATTCTCCTGAATAATACCTTTGACAAATTAAACTTCAGAAATTACTATCTATAATTCACATCATTTCCACTCAATAAAAGAAGGAACAtagaagaaattaaatattttgtctCGTCAATATTTTTTCTGAAGAGGACCTAGTCAATATTTCaatttgaacttttatttgatGAGAAATGTATCTATGAGCAAAATTTGGACCGAGAACTTGTGAAGTGGTTATCCTAATCTTCTCTATATCGTTCcaattttatcatattgatgTGGCTGACTTAATCACTAAATAGTAAATTAATAGTCAATACAAAGAAATTGGTGTCCTCAACTTGTAATTGAAAAGGATTGTGAACCCGTCGGTTGTCAAAGGAAAGAGCTTTTCTGACTATTAAATAAAGTGAAAACAGCATGCCTTGGGCAAAACAAACTCAAAGTTTAGCACTTATAAAGATTATTAGTAAGTTCAGATGAAAGAGGAGTAGCAATAGGACAGAATATAAAAGAGGAAGGGTAAAGGAAAAATGGCTTGTTTTGTTAGAAAGTGAAAGAGGAAGAATGGAGGAAGTAGAAATCACATTTCCAAACACCTTGAAGAGTGGGATAAACACAAGGGACGTAAAATTATTTAGCCTCGTCCCTTTACCCTTCCCCTCTCACTCCAACCAAACATTGGTAGAAGcaacaaaaatgttttttttatgaagtaagTTGTTTCATTACcagcatcaagaagatgcaaagaGTACAAAAGTAGATATGCTAGCTCTATTACATGATAAAAGTTAAGACCTGAGAGACAGCCACAAAATCAAAAAAAGAAGCAACAAAAATGTTGTAGCAAGATGCTACGACGCTGCAGAATATACAAAGTGCTAGCATGTCAATCTAACATTACTCATTGGTCGATGATGCTATTTAAATAACTTTAGATGATAAGAATAGTCTTTTGTAGGTCCAACTACTCTTAGGTCCTTAGGATACAATAAGTCCAAACCGGAGAACAGGGTAAGGAACCATTGAGATCTTAACTCCTCACACTACGATTCGACCATCTATgtttgctcggactctccaaaaacgTCGATGGGTGCTTGTTAGATACTCCAAAAATAGTGcattttggagaatccgacataAGTGCAGCAACATTTTTTGATAGTCCAACCAACATAGTCAACCATCACCTCTCTATCCCTCAACTTAAAAAACAACAACTATATCTTGCTCTCAAGCTAGTCTGGTCGGttttataaatcatataaattttgCTTTATTTAGATTTCTCTTCTAAAGGGGTACCAAGCTACAGGTACAATAGAAACAAGGACTCATACAAATACCAAACATACAAGGTTGTTACTCTTTCCTTCCTAACAACTCCAAGAAAATCCACATAATAGAGTCCAAACTAACTACCAGATCACAAAAAAAATCCATGTACTAATACACACACCAGAAACAATGAATCATATGCCGCTTTGTTCCTCcaaaaattcaatctttacCCCTTATTCCAAAACCCCAAATGCTAAATTGACAAGAAAACAACCCCAATacaccaaaaaaggaaaaaaaaacaaaaacttacAGGATGAAGATGATGGTGTTTCTTTGCAGTATAATGAGTGACGGCTTGAGCAGATACGTCGCCGAGACcccaaataagaccggagctgATGACCTGAGTCTTCACCGGATGTAAAGCCAAGCAATTTTGGTACCATTTCCACAACCGCAACATGTAAAAAATCCAAACCTAATACACAATGCACAAGGAAGACTGAATATTGATGGCTGCAGCTAATTTTGCCTTCTTTTGACCCTTTTTTGACAAAATAACTCCCAATGAAACAACCCTTTCTTCCCCTTTCCTCTCTCCCAATTATTACCACTCTTATTAAATATCCTCGtttccgttcatttttacttgttcacatatttttaaaaataacaattaagtattaaaaaaaatttctatcaTACATCTGTTTAGTATCATTTTACGAGAGTCAACCTAACTAATTTTCGAAGTTAAATTGTACTAAATTaactcaatattttaaattttgatgttcgaagattatacaaaaaaatattgtaagttataattatttttatattaatacaattaaaaatacatcttaaaatattgatcaaagtTCACACAATTTGACTttatacaatgtttgttttgattattacttaaattttattgcaTCGTATTGTTTAAATCCATCGTTAAGTAACAATAAAAAGAGTCATTTTATGTAACGACCAATATGGTGTGATCGCATTgttatcttaatattttcttctcatattatttttatttaatatttaataattatatttcttcttttttttatcgtAGCCCTACCCCTACCCTACTTTTCTTGtaaatttatcattcaaattatagaTGTGTGACATTATATGAAAGGACGttacaatctatccaaacattatattcattaaaataatatagtacaacacaatataatacattatgaaacaatacgtaacaaccatccaaacagagtcttggaaaataatttgagatataagtaattaatattgagaataaaatttaagaaattatttttttaatatattaaaattaacaagtaaaaaataaaaatttatttttaaaataatcgggtaaaaaataaaaatctatttttaaaataatcgaACGAATAATAAAATGAATGGAAGGAACTAATCGCTTTTGCGTGTTGTACTACTTTCTACTGTCTGCCCAACAAAATGTGGTGCTCCTTAACTTCAATAAGGAATCCTTATTGTTCCTTTCTATTTGTTTTTCATTTAGCATATACGAGCCCACAAACCTCGGGTTAAGAGTGAAACAGTCTCACCACTACACCACACGTAGCGTAGATGATgctgtttattttttttagctcATCGACTGAACTACTTTGCACTTTACCAGTTACAATAAGTGCATTGATTCCaaacaagtgaaatatgaacTGGAGAATACAAGGCAAAAATAACTTGGTTTCATTAGCTTTAATGTAGAGGGGCTGGGCTGCTTTCTGAAATGATCTCAGATCGTTTTCGTTATTATACTCGTGCTCCATGAATGACTCAACGGTTAGAGAAGCTTAAGTTGCTGTGTTGAGCTCGGGAGCTGCAGTACTCGAGTAAACTGGGTGAAGTACATGGCCATCCTTGGGCTCAACATGAACCCACTTGCGACCACTCAACTTGTGGTGCTCAAACTTGACACAACCTTCTTTCAGAGCATAGAGTGTGTGATCTTTCCCTATTCCAACGTAGTTTCCAGGATGAAATCTGGTTCCCCTTTGACGAACAATAATATTTCCAGGTATCACTCTCTGCATCCGAAAATTGGTATTAGAGTAAGAACACTAAAGAGCGCAAGGAATTTCCTTGAAGGCATGCGTGGTGTACAATGgttttattaaaatttctttcAATGACATAATTCCATGGTCTCTATGTCATCAACGAAGAGAATCCTTACCTCTCCACCAAATTTCTTCACCCCTAGATTCTTTGGTTTTGAATCACGGCCATTCTTTGTGGATCCTGCTGTCTTTTTCGTAGCCCAACGTTTAAACATCAAGCTCAATCCATCCCCAGATACTTCTGAAATTTTCACAAGCAAAACATAGATCAGAAAATTCAAAGCTTGTTAGAGGCATTTGTTGGAGTTTTTGCACAAACTTTTTGTTTGATGAAGCAATTGATTCCATTGATGGCATCCAGTAGATGCAGAAAATGAAGAGTACAAAGTGCTAAGAAATATAAATCAGCTCCCTACAGAGAATAAAGTCTAACAGTTCTTTTTTTAGTAAGATTTTAAAATGGAAACAGTTCATTAAACAATTCTTTCAAATTTGTTGGTTTTACGAAAACTGAAACAAATGTCATCTTTATCTATTTTGAAAGCCGATGCTTCATGAAAGAGCACAATGAAATACATACCACTAGGGGCACTATAAGTAGGTGTCCTTGATACCAAATCTCTGATATTTAACCTCCTAAATAATGATGTTGCAGTGTTCATCTTGTCATTCACCAAGCCTGAGACTGAAGATAACAAATAATAATGTATGTTAGAGATGAAAAAACTATGCCGATGCATCAGCTTCAGGATATGCAACAAATAAATAGTTGTATTTGGCCCACAGAGAATAAAGTATGAACCCCAACAATAGTAAATTAAGAATACAGCAAGGTAAACCGGCTGCATTCCAAGGGTGCCCAAATCTGTTCAGACATGGTAATGCCAACCCCAAGGATAGTGTTTCATCAGTAAggaataataattatttatttatttgataaggTAAAGATTACAGTAAGAGATGAGATTAGAAGACTCATGATCAATTGATCCTATTGAACCCAATGATCATAGTTGGGTTTGAGGAAGAAGAATTTGGTGTTGGAATGAGGGAAGTAGAGGGAGAAGAATGTGTGGAAGTTGAAATGTTGGGTGTTTGACTAGGAGAAGACAATGATACCATAATAGAGCAAGAACAATCAATATTGAGTCACACAAAATTGTTTTCCCTGAcgaatatatatacacacagtAAACAAGAGTTCAAAATGTGTAGGAAGATAACATAGTTACAAGTGATAAAATCATAGATTCAAATAGACTTATTTTCTGTGACTTTGAGTCTATCCTAATAGAGAGGAACGGCTGATGAAGCATTCTACAAGTCTTACAGATAACATTGGTGGAAATTATGCATTACCAGAAATACTAATTATCATGTTCTCCAACATACTAAACAAGACTCAACGTCCCATCTGGATGAACTGATTAAGATTTCACGGATATTTTAGATTGGTTGATATCGAAATAGCTAAGATTGCCGATGGCCAAAAATAATTAGAAGGATTTGGTACATCATTCAAAACATAGGACTATGTCCCAAAGGACTAAAAACTCGCAATATGAGGATAAAGAAATCCATTTTTTGTCCCAAATCATTTCCGCATTAATGTTACAGGACAACACAGAAAAATGATTACTAATACAAACACTCAAATGTAGATTGATGCAACTTTGAACCAGCCATTATCAAATAAGCTGAAATAACAGCTCATTTCCTAGTCACTGGAGAACCATCGGAGTTCACAGGAATTGATTACTACTAAAAACAGATTAGTGCAGCTCACATCTTCAAACTGTCAGTTAACTATGAACACACTCAGCTCCAAGGGATTCAGTTTTCAGAGTACagttaatagtatattttagcCTGACCGTCAGCCTACCACAACACTCCTCATTAAACGCCGCATGGAACCAGCTATACTTTGCATCGTAGAAATTAAAGCACAAAGAAAGACACAAATTGAAGTTTAGGCTTTCCCTATGCAGGGAGAGTATTGCAATTCAATTTACAATTTGGAGCTTATTATAGGGAAATCAAATGGATTAGGGTTTTTGCCTCGTGAGAGAAAAATGTAAGCAGAAAGAGATATAGGAGGAACTTACCACTTGATTTGCCGGAGAAGGAGACGGAGAGGAGGAAGTTCGCCGCCGGCTGACAGTGGTCTGAACGCGCCGAGCAATTTCAATTTGGTGCTAAAATCACTCCGTATTTAGATCCGTATAAGTTATGGAACTAATCGCATTTGGGCTTTGAGTTTGAAGTCCATTGGGCCTGTCTTCAATCTAATCAGGCCCAAActgatttttcttttgagaaatttCCTCAAATAGTcaatataataaacttaattatgttttatagctataatttgcatATTTAGGGGATATAGTTATAGTTTAAGCTGTCTTGTTTGTATAATTCTTgggtttgtataattcgcaggtaCATTTGcataattaagctatttttgtataaactcgaaataacgaaattatacaaacataaacatctGAGctttaaacagttatacaaaatatatcctacaaaattattttatacaaaatttaaacaaattttgaactATACAAAcgtgtgaattatacaaatttgaaaaCTCAACCCATATAATTATCACTGAATGTTGATCGCGAGTTGTAATTATCTAAAAATATAActatgatgactaattaactAATGTAAGTTTGTTTAACcacgtaattttcccttttctttttgtaaCTTATATAATCATATTGTTTATTACATCGACtgagaaaccaaaaaaatattattattttttcacataGCACAGACTTGTATAATGTCGGGAGGGGGGatatatgaaattcaaaattatcatGTCATATGATCTTCACTGCATAGAAGTCAAAAATATTACTCCTTCCGTTCACTTATACTTGTGACATTTAGACTTagacacatattaagaaaacaatgattaaCATGATCATTTTATCACATTATTAACTGATATTGAGTATTAAGTCTTGCAAAATGATTTGAGGAATAGGTAACTAATGCTAGgagtaaaacatgaaaaataaaattgtctttttttttgttatgctaatagtgacaagtaaaaataaaaaaatatttttgaaatagtaaacaagtaaaaattaaaagagagaGTACTACCTcagtcttcttctttttttcaataccaCACATGCAGAGATTTAAAACTTATCGTCAAGAAACAATCAAACAATGAAAAGGGAGTTTTGAAGCAATGGTCAAATTATCTCTGTGTGATTTATTCAAGCCGTAAAATTAACAATCACTAATAAACATTAGATTCGACTCCCCTTCTGTTTTCTAGATTCAAGAAGTTAGTGTATAGTATATATTATATGGATAATTAGTGTATAATATGAGCTAATTTATATAATCATTCACCCAAAAATAGTCTACACATGTATAATGTTATAACTTAGGGCTTGTTTGGTCGGAGAATAAGTTATTTTTGGATTAATTATCCTAAGATTGTTATCACACCCTCAATGTGGGATAAAAACAACACTATAATCCCAAAATAACTTATTCCACGATTTTAATTCaatcaaacatgaaataaaCTCATCTTAAAATTAACATCGTGATTAGTTATCCCTTATCCCTCATACCAAACGAACACTTACACCTTGCATGTTTGGATGATTGTTACTCGTTGTATTGCATTGtattatcaatttaaataaCATGTGTCTTGAGTggtacttaaattttattgtatcgtatcgtttaaatcaattattttttagcGACGGAAATTTTCATTTCGTGTAACGATAGATTTGATGTTACCACATTGTTAcctttatattttcttcttattttgtctttacttattatttcataatttgATAATCTCATTTTATTCTTTATCTTACCTTCTCAGAATAAGTTTATCCCTACCctatttttcttattgatttatcattcaatttattaatattttacatTATATAACGATGAAAAACGATACAATctaatcaaattttatattcattaaaacaatcATATAAGTATATAACATACTGTTAGACACTCacaaactttgttgtttcatgcacaaacaatatatatatatatatatatttgattcatgcattcaaattgtgactcaaaAAGACCAAAGATCCACTCTTTTCTACTCCATTTCTCTCCTTCACCCTTTCCTTCATTTTCTCCTACTTCCTCTCCCTTCACACCACACATATATCTCTTCTTTCCTTAAAGACACAATCTTTATACTTCACTTTCTCTTTGGTTGTATCATTTCTCATCAACCAATCAAATCTTTATTCCCTCACTTtctaagttaaaattaaatatattggtttagcatacattttttttttcttttcaatcttGATATTGCTAGAAGATAAAGAAAGATACATTCTTTGTGTTTAGTGTTTGAAATGGTGAAAAGGgtagtttcttgattttttgctTTTTGGGATTTTTGAGAAAAGGTATATATAGTCTGTGTAGTGTT
Coding sequences within:
- the LOC125845415 gene encoding uncharacterized protein LOC125845415, with the translated sequence MNTATSLFRRLNIRDLVSRTPTYSAPSEVSGDGLSLMFKRWATKKTAGSTKNGRDSKPKNLGVKKFGGERVIPGNIIVRQRGTRFHPGNYVGIGKDHTLYALKEGCVKFEHHKLSGRKWVHVEPKDGHVLHPVYSSTAAPELNTAT